The DNA region CGGGTCTTCTTGCCCTTGGTCGGCTTGCCCCACGGAGTAACCGGGTGGCGACCGCCCGAGGTACGACCTTCACCACCGCCGTGCGGGTGATCGATCGGGTTCATGACGACGCCGCGGTTGTGCGGGCGCCAGCCGAGCCAGCGGGTACGACCGGCCTTGCCGATCGAGATGTTCATGTGATCCGGGTTCGAGACCGCGCCGATCGTGCCGCGGCAACGGCCGTGCACGAGACGCTGCTCGCCCGAGTTCAGGCGGACGATGACGTAGTCCTGGTCGCGGCCGACGATCTGGGCATAGGTACCGGCGGAGCGTGCCAGCTGGCCGCCCTTGCCGATCTTCAGCTCGATGTTGTGCACGATCGTGCCGACCGGCATGTTGCCGAGCGGCATGACGTTGCCCGGCTTCACGTCGACATAGTTGCCGGCGACGACGGTGTCGCCCGCCGCCAGACGCTGCGGCGCCAGGATGTAGGCCAGCTCACCGTCCTGATACTTGATCAGCGCGATGAAAGCGGTGCGGTTCGGATCGTACTCCAGCCGCTCCACGACCGCCGGCATGTCCACCTTGTCGCGGCGGAAGTCGACGGTGCGGTAAGCCTTCTTGTGGCCGCCGCCGCGGAAACGCACGGTGATGCGACCGGTGTTGTTGCGACCGCCATTGCCGAGCTTGCCCTCGGTCAGGGTCTTCACCGGCTTGCCCTTGTAGAGCGCCGAACGATCGACCATGACCAGCTGGCGCTGGCCCGGCGTCGTGGGATTGTAGGTTTTCAATGCCATCGTCGTTGCGCCTTATAGTCCGGTAGTCACGTCGATGCGGTGGCCCTCTTCAAGGGTCACGATCGCGCGCTTGGAGTCCGACTGCGAACCGAGATTGCCGCGGAACACCTTGGTCTTGCCCTTGCGAACGAGAGTGTTGACGCTCTTCACCTTGACGTCGAACAGCTTCTCGACCGCTTCCTTGATCTGCGGCTTGGTCGCCTTGCCGGCGACCTTGAACATCACCTTGTTGTGCTCGGAGGCGAGCGTCGCCTTTTCCGTCACGACCGGCGAGATGATGACGTCGTAGTGGCGCGGATCGATGTTCTTCATTTGAAGCGCGCCTCCAGCGCATCAACCGCAGCCTTGGTCAGCACCAGCTTGTGGCGGCGGAGAATGTCGTAGACGTTGATGCCCTGGATCGGCAGCACGTCGATGTTCGGGATGTTGCGGGCCGCGGTCGCGAAACCGTTGTGCAGCTCCGCACCGTCGATGATCAGCGCGTTGGTCAGGCCGAGGCCCGAGAAGTGACCGAGCAGCGCCTTGGTCTTGGCGGCCTCGAGCTGTGCATTGTCGATCACGATCAGCCCGCCGTCCTTGGCCTTGGCCGACAGCGCATGCTTCAGCGCGAGCGCGCGCACCTTCTTCGGCAGGTCGGTCGCATGGGAGCGAACCACCGGACCGAAGGCACGGCCACCGCCGCGGAACTGCGGCACGCGGGCCGAGCCGTGACGGGCGCCGCCGGTGCCCTTCTGCTTGTACATCTTCTTGCCGGTGCGCCAGACGTCGGCGCGGCC from Bradyrhizobium sp. B124 includes:
- the rplB gene encoding 50S ribosomal protein L2 is translated as MALKTYNPTTPGQRQLVMVDRSALYKGKPVKTLTEGKLGNGGRNNTGRITVRFRGGGHKKAYRTVDFRRDKVDMPAVVERLEYDPNRTAFIALIKYQDGELAYILAPQRLAAGDTVVAGNYVDVKPGNVMPLGNMPVGTIVHNIELKIGKGGQLARSAGTYAQIVGRDQDYVIVRLNSGEQRLVHGRCRGTIGAVSNPDHMNISIGKAGRTRWLGWRPHNRGVVMNPIDHPHGGGEGRTSGGRHPVTPWGKPTKGKKTRTNKSTNKFILLSRHKRKK
- a CDS encoding 50S ribosomal protein L23, whose protein sequence is MKNIDPRHYDVIISPVVTEKATLASEHNKVMFKVAGKATKPQIKEAVEKLFDVKVKSVNTLVRKGKTKVFRGNLGSQSDSKRAIVTLEEGHRIDVTTGL
- the rplD gene encoding 50S ribosomal protein L4; translated protein: MELKVTTLEGKDAGSVQLSDEIFGLEPRKDIIQRCVQWQLNKRQAGTHKAQGRADVWRTGKKMYKQKGTGGARHGSARVPQFRGGGRAFGPVVRSHATDLPKKVRALALKHALSAKAKDGGLIVIDNAQLEAAKTKALLGHFSGLGLTNALIIDGAELHNGFATAARNIPNIDVLPIQGINVYDILRRHKLVLTKAAVDALEARFK